Within the Solwaraspora sp. WMMA2056 genome, the region GACCCGGTACCGATGCCGGGCGGCCGCCGTGCCGATGCGACTGGAGCCCCGAATTGAGTCTCGACTGGATCTACTGGGCGATCTCGTGGATCCTCCTGTTCTGGCACTCGGCCTGGGACCGGATCGGTGTGCCGTCCGGGGAGGTCCTCGGCACCAACTGGTCGTGGATCCTGGCCATCATCTTCCTGGTGGTCACCGTCCGGGTGATCCTGTTCCCGGTCTTCGTCAAGCAGATCAAGTCGCAGCGTGCGATGCAGGCACTGCAGCCGAAGGTCAAGGAGCTCCAGGAGAAGCACAAGGGTGACCGGGAGACGCTCCAGAAGGAAATGATGGAGCTGTACCGGGTGGAGAAGGCCAACCCGTTGATGGGCTGCCTTCCGATGTTCCTCCAGATCCCGGTCTTCATCGGCCTGTTCCACATCCTGCGCCGGCTCAACCCGGAGCGCACGGTCAACACCGACCTCTACGGCTGGACCACGGACCAGTTCCTCGACGCCTCCCGGGCCAACCTGTTCACCGCGCCGATCGCCGGCAAGTTCGGCTCCACCGCCGAGGAGCTGGCGGCGATGGGCGCCAACGGCACCACGGTCAAGGTGATCGCCGGGATCCTCGTGCTGGTCATGATCGTGACGACCTACCTGACCAGCCGGCAGATGATCCTCAAGACCGGATGGGCCGAGGACCCGCAGCAGAAGATGATCCAGCGGCTGATGCTCTACGGCATCCCGGCCTCGCTGCTCGTCTCCGGCGCGATCTTCCCGATCGGCGTGATCATCTACTGGGTGGTCAACAACCTGGTGACGCTGGGCCAGCAGCAGTGGGTGCTGCGCAAGTTCCCGCCACCGCCGATGCCCGCCGGCAAGGGCAAGCCGGCTGACCGGTCGTCGGGTGCCCGCTCGTCGACCCGCCCCGCCACCGGTGGCTCGGGCCGTACCGCTGCCGCCGCCGCGGACACCAAGCCGAAGTCGGGCGGGATCTTCGCCCGCAAGGCCAACGGGGCCAAGGCGGAGCCCGAGCCGCAGCCGGCTCCGGTCAACGAGGCGCTCAAGCCCAAGCCGGGTGCCAAACCGGTCAACCCGAAGAAGCGGCGCCCGGCCAAGCGTCCGGGGTGACCGTCCGGCTCGGACGTTTCGCGGTGACCGGTACGGTCCCGGTCACCCGCCGATGTCCGTCCGGGCCACCACCCGCCCCGACTGCGGGAAACACAGACGTCCCCAGAGGCTCGGCGCCCGTCCGCCGGCCCCTGGGAAACCAGCGGACCGACCGGTCCCGCCGAGCGAGTACGGAGATGACACCGTGACCGATACCAGCCTGCCCAGTGCCGACTCATCCGTGGATGAGGAGGTGGCTCCGACCGGGGCCGCGGTGGACGCGGAGGACGACATCGACGACGCAGATGACGCCGACGCGGCGGGTGAGGCAGCGGCACCGCCGGCTGCGGCGCCGAGCGACAACGACCTGTTCCGGCAGAGCGAGATCGCGGCGGACTACGTCGAGGGTCTGCTGGACATCCTCGACT harbors:
- the yidC gene encoding membrane protein insertase YidC, which codes for MSLDWIYWAISWILLFWHSAWDRIGVPSGEVLGTNWSWILAIIFLVVTVRVILFPVFVKQIKSQRAMQALQPKVKELQEKHKGDRETLQKEMMELYRVEKANPLMGCLPMFLQIPVFIGLFHILRRLNPERTVNTDLYGWTTDQFLDASRANLFTAPIAGKFGSTAEELAAMGANGTTVKVIAGILVLVMIVTTYLTSRQMILKTGWAEDPQQKMIQRLMLYGIPASLLVSGAIFPIGVIIYWVVNNLVTLGQQQWVLRKFPPPPMPAGKGKPADRSSGARSSTRPATGGSGRTAAAAADTKPKSGGIFARKANGAKAEPEPQPAPVNEALKPKPGAKPVNPKKRRPAKRPG